TGGAAAAAGAGGAGTTGTAAAGTCTAAAGATACTCATAAAAATGTGATCAAAAAGGTAATTGATCACTATTTTTCAGTTGGAATCTCAATTAATGGTCTGACATATTCGCCAATCACAGGACCAGAGGGAAATATAGAATATCTTCTCTATATTAAAATGGGGGAAGAAGCAAAAAATTGTGTGAATGATATGTCAATAGAAGAAATTGTCAATCAGGCGTTTGAAGTATTAGGTGAGAAAAAGTAAAAATTTGGGGGTTATTTGTTATGAAATTAACAAAGATCAAGGAACTTTTAAACTGCAAGGTTTATTTCGAGCCGGAAGAACTATGTAGCGAAGAATTTTTAAATGCATGTGGTTCTGATCTTATGAGCGACGTTTTGGCATTTGTAAAAGAGAAGGTGATTTTATTGACAGGTCTTGTAAATCCTCAAGTGATAAGGACTGCAGAGATGATGGATATAAAAGCAGTAATAATTGTTCGGGGTAAACAGCCATCCGAAGAAATGTTAAAACTTGCAAAGGAGAAATGCATAGCCCTTCTTGGAACGGATTATCCTATGTTTCAAGCATGTGGAATACTTTATGAAAACGGACTTGGGAAAGAAGGGTGTTGCTAAGAAAGATGCTGCTTGAGCTGGAGTTTGAGATTGAGCCGGGCAATTTTATATTAGCTGGTGAAGCTTCTTCTAAGATTAAAGAAACTTTAAAAAAACTTGGAGTAAAGCCAGATATACTGAAAAAAGTTGCCATTGTTTCTTATGAAGCTGAGATGAATATAGTTATACATTCTATTGGCGGTATTTTGAAAGCCATAATTTCAAAGGACAAGATTGAAATAATAGCTCAAGACAGTGGACCGGGTATTGAAAACATTGAGCTTGCCATGAAAGAAGGATATTCCACTGCTCCGGAAGAGATAAGAAACTTGGGATTTGGAGCCGGTATGGGTTTACCGAACATGAAGAAGTACTCAGATTATTTTGAGATTGACTCACAAAAAGGCAAAGGTACAAAGGTGTATATGATCATTTACAATAAATAATGACCATCTTCAAAATGTGAGGAAGTGAACTATAGATGAAAAATTTGCACTCTATAATGCTTGACAAAGATAAGTGTAAAGGGTGTACAAACTGTATTAAAAGATGCCCAACTGAAGCCATTAGAGTACGAAACTCAAAAGCAAGGATTATTGATCAGAGATGCATCGACTGCGGAGAATGTATAAGAACATGTCCATACCATGCGAAATATGCTGTAACAAATAGTTTGGAAGAAATAAGAAAATTTGAATATAAAATTGCTCTGCCTGCACCTTCGTTTTACGCCCAGTTTGAGGTTGATGATGTAAATAAGCTACTGTATGCTTTGCTTGAACTGGGATTTGATGATGTGTTTGAGGTAGCAAAAGCAGCTGAAATAGTAACCCACTTCACAAAGCAGTTTATTCTATCTGAGAAAAACAAAAAACCAATAATTTCTTCTGCATGTCCGGCAGTTGTCAGGCTTATCCAGACAAAATTTTCAGACCTTATAGAGAATATCCTGCCAATCGCCTCACCTATGGAAGTTGCTGCATATATTGCTAAGAAAATGATACAAAAAGAAAAGGGAATTGAAGAAGGTAAAATAGGAGTTTTTTTTATCTCTCCATGTGCAGCAAAGATGACATATGTAAACAGTCCCCTTGGTTTTAAACGCTCATATGTGGATGGGGTAATAGCGATAAAAGATGTTTATGGACTTGTAAGAAGTAAGCTAAGAGAAATAAGAGATGTAAAACACCTTTCAATTGCCTCGGGCAAAGGTATTGGTTGGGCAGCATCAGGCGGTGAAAGCTTGGCGTTGGAAATTGAAGAGTATGTAAATGTAGATGGTATTCACAATGTAGTAAAAGTTTTAGAAGAGATTGAAAATGGCAGACTCAAAGATATTGTATATTTTGAAGGTCTTGCTTGCAGCGGTGGGTGTGTCGGAGGACCGCTTACAGTGGAAAATCCGTATGTTGCTAAAAATCGTATTAAAAGATTGTCTTCCAAATTAAAAGACAAAGAAGAGAGTTTTTCATCGTGGACAGAGGAGATTATTAATAGTTTTTCTCTCAAGCTTGAGGATGTTCTTTTTGAAAAAGAATTAGAAACAAACCCCGTCCTTGAACTTGACTCTGATATTGAGAGAGCTATGGAAAAGTTTGAAAAGTTAAATAATATCCTTAGTATGTTGCCGGGTTTGGACTGTGGGGCTTGTGGTTCACCTACATGCAAAACTCTTGCTGAGGATATAGTGCGTGGTTTTGCCAATGACACAGACTGTATCTTTATTCTCAGAGAAAGCATAAAAGAGCTTGCAAACAAGATGGTTGAGCTTTCAAATAAACTACCACCATCACTTGAAAGGAATGATGAATAGTGCCAAGCATTTTGGATTTAGGCAGGTATTTTGAATTGGCAAATGGGATTGTAAAGGATGAGCAGTATGAAAATGTGTACATTGGAGATGTTTTGAGTTTTGCAATATCGCATATTAAGGACAACAGTATCTGGATTACCATTCAAAACAATGTGAATGTGGTTGCCATAGCAACTCTCAGAGAAGTGAAAGCAATAATTTTGACAGAAGGAGTAAAACCCGACCCTGATATGCTTAAAAAATCAATAGAGCAGCATATTCCAATTTTTACAACAGAACTTTCACATTTTGAAACAGCAAGGCTGCTGATTCTTAAAGAAAAGGGAGATAAAAATGAAGCTTTATTATGACCTTCACATTCATTCGTTGCTTTCTCCATGTGCAGACAATGATATGACCCCGCATAATATAATAAATATGGCTAAGTTAAAGGGATTAGATGTTATATCTGTGACAGACCATAACTGCACCTTAAACCTTGAAAGTTTTTTAGAAGTGGCAAACTTGCTTGATATCTTGTTTATACCTGGGGTTGAGATAGAAACAGAAGAGGAGATTCATGTATTACTGTATTTTAAGCACAAAGATGTTTGTATTATAAGAGAATTTCAGGGCATTATTGAAAAGCATCTACCTTTTATAAAGCTCAGAGAAGATATTTATGGTAATCAGTATATTGTTGATACCCAGGACAATGTAATTGGAAGCTATGAAAAACTTCTTCTTCAACCGCTTTCACTAAGCTTAAAACAAATTTATGAGATTTCTAAATTCTATAATATGGTTTTTGTACCTGCACACATAAACAGACAGTCTTTTGGTGTAATTGGGAGGCTTGGCTTTTTGCCCGAAGAGCTAATTGACTTGACCTTTTTAGAGGTTTCTAAGATCACTGAAATAGAATTTGCCAAGTTTCTTCCTCAAAACAGAAACTATGTCTTCTTACATTCATCAGATGCTCATCATCTGTGGGAGATAAACGAAAGAGAGTTTTTTATTGAAAGTGATATACTGTATACAATATTTTTCGATTAAATTCTCCAAAATTTATACTTCATTTATAACCCTTTGTATGTTACAATATTAACAGTAGTTTTAACTCAGTATGTTAAATTTCTAACAATAGAAGGGGGATGCAGACTTATGTCTTGTTGTCAAGGGAAAAATTTAACAGAAGAAAATTTCAAAAAGCTTGATGAGATTATTGAAAAAAATAAATCAAGAAGAGGGGCTTTAATTCCAGTTTTGCATGAAGCACAAGAACTTTTTGGATACCTGCCATATGAGGTTCAAAAAAGAATAGCAGAAGGACTCAATATACCCATGGCAGAGGTTTATGGTGTTGCGACATTTTATACAAGGTTTACCTTAAAGCCAACAGGGGACCATAAGATAAGTGTGTGCATGGGTACAGCTTGCTATGTTAAAGGTGCAGACAAGATTTTGGATAAGTTAAAAGAAATTTTAAAGATTGATGTAGGGGAAACAACAGAAGATGGGAAATTTTCAATTGAGGCAACCAGATGTTTGGGAGCGTGCGGACTGGCACCGGTTGTTGTGATTGACAATACTGTGTATGGCAAATTGAGTGTAGATGATGTTGAAAATATCTTGTCAAGATATTAACTTAACAAATTGACAATGGTGAGAAAATATAAGGTGATGTAATTGAACGAGCTTTCGCTTTATATTCTTGACCTTGTGCAAAATTCGATAGAAGCAGGTGCAAGTTTGGTTAAGATTGAGATTGCCGAAGATTTAAAAGAGGATCTTTTTACCATTACAATAGAGGATAACGGCAGAGGAATTCCACAAGATGTTATTGATAGAGTGACAGATCCTTTTTATACTACCAGAAAAACACGAAAAGTGGGACTTGGACTTTCTTTAGCAAAGCAACTTGCAATGGACTGTGAAGGAAGCTTTACTATTGAAAGGCTTGAAAAAGGCACTAAAATAGTGCTTAAGATGAAACATTCTCATATAGACAGACCTCCTCTTGGAAACATAACCGAGACCTTACTTGCACTTATAACCGGAGCACCAGATGTGGATTTTAAGTTTTGTTACAAAAAAGACCGAAACGAGTTTACTTTTGACACAAGAAGCATCCGAGACATTCTGGGTGATGATATTCCTTTAAATACTCTGAGTGTACTTGACTTTATTCGAAGCCAGTTAGAAAGTGGTTTATCAAATTTAACCGGAGGTGTAAATAATAAATGATTAAGTCTATTCAGGAGCTTGAAGAAATAAGGAAAAAGGCGTTAGAAGAGCTTGAGTTCAGAAAACAGCAAGGCGAAGGTATAAGAGTTGTTGTTGGAATGGCTACGTGTGGAATAGCAGCAGGTGCAAGACCTGTTATGCTCAAGTTTGTTGAAGAGATTCAAAAAAGAAATTTAAAAAACGTTACAGTCGTTCAAACTGGTTGTATTGGTCTTTGCAAGTATGAACCAATTGTTGAAGTGTATGAGCCTAACAAGGAAAAAGTTACTTACGTCAGGATGACTCCTGAAAAGGTGGTAAAGGTTGTGACGGAACATTTGGTCAATGGGAAGCCAGTTTATGAGTATACAATTGGTTATGAAGAAAATAAAGAGGTTAATAAATAACAGGGAGGGAAAATAGATATGCCATTATACAGATCACATGTTCTTGTATGTGGTGGGACAGGTTGTACATCAGGTGGGTCAGATAAAATATATGATGCATTTCTAAAAGAAATTGAAGCTCAAAATCTAAAGGATGAGGTTCAGGTAATTCATACAGGTTGTTTTGGTCTTTGCGCAGAAGGTCCAATTGTGATTGTTTATCCAGAAGGGGCTTTTTACAGCAAGGTTACAGACTCTGATGTAAAAGAGATTGTTGAAGAGCATATTTTAAAAGGAAGAATAGTAAAAAGACTTTTGTATAAAGAGTCAATAGAAGAAGGTCAGATTAAATCCTTAAATGAGGTCAAATTCTATAAAAAACAGATGCGAATTGCTCTTAGAAACT
The DNA window shown above is from Caldicellulosiruptor owensensis OL and carries:
- a CDS encoding [Fe-Fe] hydrogenase large subunit C-terminal domain-containing protein, giving the protein MKNLHSIMLDKDKCKGCTNCIKRCPTEAIRVRNSKARIIDQRCIDCGECIRTCPYHAKYAVTNSLEEIRKFEYKIALPAPSFYAQFEVDDVNKLLYALLELGFDDVFEVAKAAEIVTHFTKQFILSEKNKKPIISSACPAVVRLIQTKFSDLIENILPIASPMEVAAYIAKKMIQKEKGIEEGKIGVFFISPCAAKMTYVNSPLGFKRSYVDGVIAIKDVYGLVRSKLREIRDVKHLSIASGKGIGWAASGGESLALEIEEYVNVDGIHNVVKVLEEIENGRLKDIVYFEGLACSGGCVGGPLTVENPYVAKNRIKRLSSKLKDKEESFSSWTEEIINSFSLKLEDVLFEKELETNPVLELDSDIERAMEKFEKLNNILSMLPGLDCGACGSPTCKTLAEDIVRGFANDTDCIFILRESIKELANKMVELSNKLPPSLERNDE
- a CDS encoding ATP-binding protein; this translates as MNELSLYILDLVQNSIEAGASLVKIEIAEDLKEDLFTITIEDNGRGIPQDVIDRVTDPFYTTRKTRKVGLGLSLAKQLAMDCEGSFTIERLEKGTKIVLKMKHSHIDRPPLGNITETLLALITGAPDVDFKFCYKKDRNEFTFDTRSIRDILGDDIPLNTLSVLDFIRSQLESGLSNLTGGVNNK
- a CDS encoding (2Fe-2S) ferredoxin domain-containing protein yields the protein MIKSIQELEEIRKKALEELEFRKQQGEGIRVVVGMATCGIAAGARPVMLKFVEEIQKRNLKNVTVVQTGCIGLCKYEPIVEVYEPNKEKVTYVRMTPEKVVKVVTEHLVNGKPVYEYTIGYEENKEVNK
- a CDS encoding PHP domain-containing protein, whose product is MKLYYDLHIHSLLSPCADNDMTPHNIINMAKLKGLDVISVTDHNCTLNLESFLEVANLLDILFIPGVEIETEEEIHVLLYFKHKDVCIIREFQGIIEKHLPFIKLREDIYGNQYIVDTQDNVIGSYEKLLLQPLSLSLKQIYEISKFYNMVFVPAHINRQSFGVIGRLGFLPEELIDLTFLEVSKITEIEFAKFLPQNRNYVFLHSSDAHHLWEINEREFFIESDILYTIFFD
- a CDS encoding DRTGG domain-containing protein produces the protein MPSILDLGRYFELANGIVKDEQYENVYIGDVLSFAISHIKDNSIWITIQNNVNVVAIATLREVKAIILTEGVKPDPDMLKKSIEQHIPIFTTELSHFETARLLILKEKGDKNEALL
- a CDS encoding ATP-binding protein; translated protein: MLLELEFEIEPGNFILAGEASSKIKETLKKLGVKPDILKKVAIVSYEAEMNIVIHSIGGILKAIISKDKIEIIAQDSGPGIENIELAMKEGYSTAPEEIRNLGFGAGMGLPNMKKYSDYFEIDSQKGKGTKVYMIIYNK
- the nuoE gene encoding NADH-quinone oxidoreductase subunit NuoE, producing the protein MSCCQGKNLTEENFKKLDEIIEKNKSRRGALIPVLHEAQELFGYLPYEVQKRIAEGLNIPMAEVYGVATFYTRFTLKPTGDHKISVCMGTACYVKGADKILDKLKEILKIDVGETTEDGKFSIEATRCLGACGLAPVVVIDNTVYGKLSVDDVENILSRY